A section of the Virgibacillus sp. NKC19-3 genome encodes:
- the thpR gene encoding RNA 2',3'-cyclic phosphodiesterase, with product MTTNPHYFIAIPLQAPLKEYLSYWQDRLKTHLAYKQWPHYEDLHITLKFLGAVDDSKIQQLRRKLKIIEHTQTFSIEVGGLGTFGNPEKPRVLWAGVDKTALLTSLQQKVEDLASNLGFSKETRVYRPHITLAKKWAGGSSTIFLEDMKKQFSHVQTMAVEEVVLYQIHPRRSVKYEVVANFRLCKKRKKTYS from the coding sequence GTGACAACAAATCCTCATTATTTCATTGCTATACCACTACAAGCGCCATTAAAGGAGTATTTGTCCTACTGGCAAGACAGGCTAAAAACGCATTTAGCTTATAAGCAATGGCCGCATTATGAGGATTTACACATTACCCTGAAATTCCTAGGTGCGGTTGATGATAGTAAGATACAGCAATTGAGGAGAAAACTGAAAATAATTGAACACACACAAACATTCTCCATAGAGGTGGGTGGATTAGGAACTTTCGGAAATCCTGAAAAACCACGCGTCTTATGGGCGGGTGTTGATAAAACAGCGCTTCTAACTAGCCTTCAGCAAAAAGTAGAGGATCTAGCGTCCAACTTAGGATTTTCAAAAGAAACTCGAGTTTACCGCCCGCATATAACACTAGCCAAGAAATGGGCAGGTGGATCGTCTACTATTTTTCTGGAAGATATGAAAAAACAATTTTCGCATGTACAAACAATGGCTGTAGAAGAAGTGGTTTTATATCAAATTCATCCAAGAAGGTCAGTGAAGTATGAAGTAGTCGCAAATTTTAGATTGTGCAAGAAGAGAAAGAAAACATACAGTTGA
- a CDS encoding GNAT family N-acetyltransferase, whose translation MIYIETARLQLRDWKATDIDPFVRLNADEQVMRYFPKTLLPEETYALYKTIRTAFHEYGFGLYAVEEKQSGAFIGFIGFQHAQFEADFTPCIEIGWRLKKEVWGKGYATEGATACLQYGFTALNLQDVYSFTAEVNAPSKSVMQKIGMNFMKTFEHPNVHQDSWLRQHVLFHASRRSFTLSNEQV comes from the coding sequence ATGATATATATAGAAACAGCAAGATTGCAATTACGTGATTGGAAAGCAACAGATATAGATCCATTTGTTCGATTAAATGCGGATGAGCAAGTGATGAGATATTTTCCTAAAACGTTATTGCCCGAAGAAACCTATGCGTTGTATAAAACCATTAGAACAGCGTTTCATGAATATGGATTTGGCTTATATGCGGTAGAAGAAAAGCAAAGCGGGGCATTTATTGGTTTTATCGGATTTCAACATGCACAATTTGAGGCAGACTTTACACCGTGTATAGAAATAGGATGGCGATTGAAAAAAGAAGTTTGGGGCAAAGGCTATGCAACAGAAGGGGCAACAGCCTGCTTGCAATATGGTTTTACAGCATTAAATTTGCAGGATGTTTATAGCTTTACGGCCGAAGTCAATGCCCCGTCGAAAAGCGTAATGCAAAAAATAGGAATGAACTTTATGAAAACATTCGAGCACCCAAACGTTCATCAAGATAGTTGGTTACGTCAGCATGTGCTATTTCATGCTTCCCGTCGCTCGTTTACGTTAAGCAATGAACAGGTATAA
- a CDS encoding pseudouridine synthase encodes MRLDKLLANSGYGSRKDVKSLLKQKRVTVNDSVVKDSSVHVDPEIDFIKVGDHAVHYQKYIYLMMNKPKGVISATEDMKDKTVIDLLTTDLQRFKAFPVGRLDKDTEGLLLITNDGELAHQLTSPKKDIEKVYYAQVQGNVTEGDTEAFTKGVVLDDGYKTKPAQLRILKRDAISEVEVSITEGKYHQVKRMFEAVGKKVMYLRRISMGGLILDETLQLGTYRELTENELYYLRPTNNEMEGFK; translated from the coding sequence ATGCGTCTTGATAAGTTATTAGCAAATTCCGGCTATGGAAGTAGAAAAGATGTAAAATCACTGTTGAAGCAAAAACGAGTAACCGTTAATGATTCTGTTGTAAAAGACAGTAGTGTCCACGTGGATCCTGAGATAGACTTTATAAAAGTCGGGGATCATGCTGTACACTATCAAAAGTATATTTATCTCATGATGAACAAACCAAAAGGGGTTATCTCCGCAACGGAGGACATGAAAGATAAGACAGTTATAGATCTTTTAACAACGGATCTGCAACGATTTAAGGCCTTCCCTGTTGGCAGATTAGACAAGGACACAGAGGGGCTATTGTTAATTACGAATGACGGAGAGCTTGCGCATCAATTAACTTCACCAAAAAAAGATATTGAAAAAGTATACTATGCGCAGGTTCAAGGAAACGTAACAGAAGGAGATACAGAGGCGTTTACAAAAGGAGTAGTATTGGATGATGGGTATAAGACCAAACCAGCCCAATTGCGTATTCTTAAACGTGATGCTATTTCAGAAGTTGAGGTATCGATAACGGAGGGGAAATATCATCAAGTGAAACGCATGTTTGAGGCTGTCGGCAAAAAAGTAATGTACTTAAGAAGGATAAGCATGGGTGGATTAATTTTAGACGAAACACTTCAATTAGGAACATACCGAGAATTAACCGAGAATGAGTTATACTATTTACGTCCCACTAACAACGAAATGGAGGGCTTTAAGTGA
- a CDS encoding putative polysaccharide biosynthesis protein: MSNIVRGAMLLTTASFLSKFLGMIYVIPFNAMVGETGGTLFSFAYTPYNIILSISTIGVPMAVSKFVSKYNALGDYETGRRMFKAGITLLMITGVIAFLALFFGAEWLAGNYVTNEDAGSIAVGDVTYVIRMVSFALLIIPAMSIVRGFFQGYHSMGPTAVSQVVEQIVRIMFLLTAAFIVMVVLDGDIVTAVGFATFAAFIGGIASVIVLWVYWRKRKTHLDLYVQEQTYTNNIPMKDLFMELLSYAGPFVLVGLATSLYQLVDQFTFERAMVAAGNGDIWNIAFSAINFYGHKLVIIPVTLAIGLSLAILPALTESFTQNNRSLLYEQINQALQIVMVLVIPAVVGLSFLSNEAYGALYGLENIEITGSLLSWYAPVGLLFALFTVSSSLLQGINQQRFAVISLSAGLLLKILLNIQLIHMFGSKGAILGTALAVGTAVTLNLWRVKSAIHFPYKQLIKRTMLIIIFAFIMCIVIWIVKAVFGMFIPYEEERWAAIVMLTLGVGSGGVVYIWLAYESTLLERTLGDRVRVLDKIFRR; encoded by the coding sequence ATGTCGAATATCGTAAGAGGAGCAATGTTGCTGACGACAGCTTCATTTTTATCAAAATTTTTAGGGATGATTTATGTTATCCCGTTTAATGCAATGGTTGGTGAAACGGGAGGGACGTTATTCAGTTTTGCTTATACCCCGTATAATATAATACTTAGTATTTCGACCATAGGTGTTCCGATGGCTGTTTCAAAATTTGTTTCCAAATACAATGCGTTGGGTGACTATGAAACGGGAAGACGCATGTTTAAAGCTGGAATTACATTGTTGATGATTACCGGGGTTATAGCCTTTTTAGCTTTGTTTTTTGGAGCTGAATGGTTGGCTGGTAATTATGTAACGAATGAGGATGCAGGTAGTATAGCCGTAGGGGACGTGACATATGTTATTCGTATGGTTAGTTTTGCTCTTCTTATTATTCCTGCCATGAGCATTGTACGGGGCTTTTTCCAAGGGTATCATTCAATGGGGCCAACAGCGGTTTCCCAGGTTGTGGAACAGATTGTGCGCATTATGTTTTTGTTAACTGCAGCATTTATCGTTATGGTTGTCTTGGATGGCGATATTGTTACAGCGGTCGGTTTTGCAACATTTGCTGCCTTTATTGGTGGAATAGCTTCTGTAATTGTATTATGGGTATACTGGCGGAAACGAAAAACACATCTTGATCTATATGTACAGGAGCAAACCTATACAAATAATATACCGATGAAAGACTTATTTATGGAATTACTCAGTTATGCGGGTCCTTTTGTTTTAGTAGGGCTTGCCACATCGCTGTATCAATTAGTAGATCAATTTACCTTTGAGCGGGCAATGGTGGCTGCAGGTAATGGAGATATCTGGAATATTGCCTTTTCTGCTATTAACTTTTATGGACATAAACTTGTTATTATACCGGTAACATTAGCGATAGGGTTGTCCTTAGCTATTCTACCCGCTTTAACCGAGTCATTTACACAAAATAATCGTTCATTATTGTATGAGCAAATTAATCAGGCATTGCAAATTGTGATGGTACTTGTCATACCAGCTGTTGTTGGTTTATCCTTTTTATCGAATGAAGCTTACGGGGCATTATATGGCCTGGAAAATATTGAAATAACAGGATCTCTCTTAAGCTGGTACGCTCCAGTCGGGCTGCTTTTTGCTTTATTTACCGTTTCTTCTTCACTGCTGCAGGGAATCAACCAGCAGCGGTTTGCGGTTATCAGTTTATCTGCAGGCCTCCTTTTGAAAATATTATTAAATATACAGTTAATTCATATGTTCGGATCAAAGGGAGCAATACTGGGAACTGCCCTTGCCGTGGGTACTGCGGTAACATTAAATTTATGGCGTGTTAAAAGTGCGATACACTTTCCGTATAAACAACTGATCAAACGTACCATGTTGATCATTATTTTCGCCTTTATCATGTGTATTGTCATTTGGATTGTAAAAGCCGTGTTTGGTATGTTTATCCCATATGAAGAGGAAAGATGGGCAGCCATTGTCATGCTCACCTTAGGTGTTGGATCAGGTGGGGTCGTATATATATGGCTTGCGTACGAATCAACATTGTTGGAGAGAACACTTGGAGATCGTGTACGAGTGCTTGATAAGATTTTTCGTAGATAG
- the trmB gene encoding tRNA (guanosine(46)-N7)-methyltransferase TrmB, with protein sequence MRQRHKPWADDFLKSHRHIIIPNPAEHKGDWQSIFGNNNPIYIEIGTGKGQFITGMARQFPNCNFIGIEIEKNIIVTAGQKVADSGLENIVLIKEDAAHLREVFVDKEVSGIYLNFSDPWPKNRHEKRRLTYHTFLDLYRAILEPSGEIVFKTDNKGLFEYSLVSFSKFGMTLLEVNLDLHDLQDPYNVMTEYEEKFSAKGQSIYRCRTEFV encoded by the coding sequence ATGCGTCAACGTCACAAGCCATGGGCTGATGATTTTTTAAAGAGCCACCGTCATATTATCATTCCAAATCCAGCTGAACATAAAGGGGATTGGCAATCCATATTCGGAAATAATAATCCGATTTATATAGAAATTGGTACCGGAAAAGGTCAGTTTATTACAGGAATGGCAAGGCAATTTCCAAATTGTAACTTTATTGGAATTGAAATTGAAAAAAATATTATTGTTACTGCGGGACAAAAAGTGGCGGATTCAGGATTGGAAAATATAGTACTGATAAAGGAAGATGCAGCTCATTTGAGGGAAGTTTTTGTCGATAAGGAAGTGTCCGGTATTTATTTAAACTTTTCGGATCCATGGCCTAAAAATAGGCATGAAAAGAGAAGATTGACTTATCATACATTCCTTGATTTGTATCGCGCCATCTTAGAACCTTCTGGTGAGATTGTTTTTAAAACGGATAATAAGGGATTATTCGAATATTCTTTAGTTAGTTTTTCCAAGTTTGGTATGACATTGCTGGAAGTTAATTTGGATTTGCATGATTTGCAGGATCCATATAATGTAATGACAGAATACGAAGAGAAGTTTTCCGCTAAAGGGCAGTCAATTTATCGTTGTCGCACAGAATTTGTATAA
- a CDS encoding PepSY domain-containing protein translates to MGTKRVILAAGLGIAAGYLAKQQVDTYQKVTPEKALKQAKESFKKKGPISGSWIYMKPEEIEKNGLLYNAYRGGVTRNIDGENKQYEFYVDVDTGAVVDAVQTT, encoded by the coding sequence ATGGGTACAAAAAGAGTAATTCTAGCTGCAGGACTTGGCATAGCTGCAGGTTATTTAGCTAAACAGCAAGTGGATACGTATCAAAAAGTAACACCGGAAAAAGCACTAAAACAAGCCAAAGAATCATTTAAGAAAAAAGGCCCGATAAGCGGTTCGTGGATCTATATGAAACCAGAGGAAATTGAAAAAAATGGCTTACTTTATAACGCATACCGAGGTGGCGTAACCCGAAATATAGACGGGGAAAATAAACAATATGAATTTTATGTTGATGTAGATACTGGCGCTGTAGTCGATGCAGTCCAAACTACATAA
- a CDS encoding NAD(P)/FAD-dependent oxidoreductase: MNYDVVVIGGGPSGLMAAIAAAERGRNTMLIEKGRKLGKKLAISGGGRCNVTNRLPQEEVIRHIPGNGKFLYSPFSVFNNYDIIDYFENLGVALKEEDHGRMFPASNSAKTVVNALINQLDEYKVDVHLNTTVKTVNYDETGHTITLNTSEEITTKAIVIAVGGKAVPHTGSTGDGYAWAQKAGHTITKLYPTEVALTSEESFIINKSLQGLSLRDVALTVLNKKNKPIITHQMDMIFTHFGISGPAVLRTSQFVVKELMKGAHNVPMALDVLPNEPEDTLYKRIHQLIEKSPRKAIKNIMKGIVPERFLDYILSINNIHEEQKAATISKETVRLIIHSIKHFTFSVHGSLPLDKAFVTGGGVSIKEIVPNTMQSKFMPGLYFSGEILDIHGYTGGYNITSALVTGRVAGMHASHH, from the coding sequence TTGAACTATGATGTAGTCGTTATAGGTGGGGGACCATCCGGTCTAATGGCCGCTATCGCTGCTGCAGAGCGCGGGAGAAACACCATGTTAATAGAAAAAGGGAGAAAATTAGGGAAAAAACTGGCTATCTCCGGGGGTGGTCGATGCAATGTAACAAATCGCCTTCCGCAAGAAGAAGTCATCCGACATATACCAGGTAATGGGAAATTTTTATATAGTCCATTTTCTGTATTTAATAACTATGATATCATCGATTACTTTGAAAACTTAGGTGTTGCATTGAAGGAAGAAGACCATGGAAGAATGTTCCCTGCATCCAATTCTGCCAAAACAGTTGTTAACGCATTAATCAATCAATTAGATGAATATAAGGTAGACGTACATTTAAATACCACTGTGAAAACAGTGAATTACGACGAAACCGGACATACGATAACGTTAAATACTTCAGAAGAGATCACTACGAAAGCCATTGTTATTGCAGTTGGAGGCAAAGCAGTCCCACATACCGGATCAACGGGGGACGGTTACGCCTGGGCGCAAAAAGCAGGCCATACAATAACTAAACTATATCCGACCGAAGTAGCCCTTACATCTGAAGAAAGCTTTATCATAAATAAGAGCCTACAAGGATTGTCACTAAGAGATGTCGCTTTAACCGTCTTAAATAAAAAGAATAAACCCATTATTACTCATCAAATGGACATGATTTTTACCCATTTTGGAATATCCGGCCCTGCCGTATTACGTACCTCACAATTTGTTGTGAAAGAACTTATGAAAGGAGCCCATAACGTTCCAATGGCCTTAGATGTATTGCCAAATGAGCCAGAAGATACATTGTACAAAAGAATACATCAATTAATAGAGAAAAGCCCCAGAAAAGCAATTAAAAATATCATGAAAGGAATCGTTCCAGAACGTTTTTTAGATTATATATTATCAATAAATAATATTCATGAAGAACAAAAAGCGGCAACCATTTCCAAAGAGACAGTCCGCCTTATTATTCATTCCATTAAACATTTTACATTTTCCGTGCATGGTTCCCTCCCACTTGATAAAGCGTTCGTAACTGGAGGGGGTGTATCCATCAAAGAAATTGTTCCAAACACCATGCAATCTAAATTCATGCCGGGGCTTTATTTTTCCGGAGAAATTTTGGATATCCATGGGTATACCGGCGGATACAATATTACATCAGCCCTCGTTACCGGCCGAGTCGCAGGGATGCATGCAAGCCATCATTGA
- a CDS encoding peptide MFS transporter translates to MSSGDRDDILKTVPQRGFFGHPKGLSTLFFTEFWERFSYYGMRAILLYYMYYEVTNGGLGLDRTTANSIMAIYGSLVYMSGIIGGWIADRVLGMNRTVFYGGVLIMIGHIILSLPGSQLTGLLTSMLFIIIGTGLLKPNVAGMVGQLYSQKDLRRDSGFSIYYMGINMGGFIAPLIVGTVGQTYNFHLGFALAAVGMFIGLVVYLGTRKKYFGLAGTTVPNPLTSANKKKIGKIIIPSVVILAVILWIGTSSGWLTIERVIFFISILGVIIPAIYFITMYRSKKSTADERSRLLAYIPLFIAAMMFWAIQEQGSNILATYANERTQLSFLGFELQSSWFQSLNPLFIVAFAPVFAWLWVKLGDRQPSTPQKFSLGLMFAGLSFIVMIFPAVLNGTQSLVSPLWLVLSFFLVVIGELLLSPVGLSASTKLAPAAFAAQMMSLWNLSNASAQAINAQVVRFYSEETEALYFGVIGGVAILLGIILLIISPKLKKFMRGIN, encoded by the coding sequence ATGAGTTCAGGAGACAGGGATGACATACTGAAAACCGTCCCACAAAGAGGATTTTTCGGGCATCCAAAAGGTTTATCTACACTGTTTTTTACAGAGTTTTGGGAACGTTTCTCGTATTACGGAATGCGTGCTATTCTACTTTACTATATGTACTACGAAGTTACAAATGGAGGTTTGGGGCTGGACCGAACAACTGCCAACTCTATTATGGCTATTTATGGATCACTCGTATACATGTCGGGAATTATCGGGGGATGGATTGCTGACCGTGTTCTTGGAATGAATCGTACTGTATTCTATGGCGGAGTTTTAATTATGATTGGTCATATCATTTTATCCCTGCCGGGCAGTCAACTTACAGGATTACTTACTTCCATGTTATTTATTATTATCGGTACAGGACTACTAAAGCCAAATGTTGCAGGTATGGTCGGTCAGTTATATAGCCAAAAGGATCTGCGCCGAGATTCTGGTTTCAGTATTTATTATATGGGAATTAACATGGGTGGATTTATTGCACCATTAATTGTGGGAACAGTTGGACAAACGTATAATTTCCATCTGGGTTTTGCGCTTGCAGCGGTTGGTATGTTCATTGGATTGGTTGTGTATCTAGGTACACGGAAAAAATATTTTGGACTTGCTGGTACTACCGTGCCAAATCCACTGACATCAGCAAATAAAAAGAAAATAGGAAAGATAATTATCCCTTCAGTAGTGATCCTTGCTGTTATCCTCTGGATTGGAACTTCTAGCGGCTGGTTAACGATTGAACGAGTTATCTTTTTCATAAGTATTCTTGGGGTAATTATTCCAGCGATATATTTCATCACGATGTACCGTAGTAAAAAGTCGACAGCAGACGAGCGTTCTCGTTTACTTGCGTATATTCCATTATTTATAGCGGCAATGATGTTCTGGGCTATACAAGAGCAGGGATCAAATATACTTGCCACATATGCGAATGAACGGACGCAACTGTCCTTTCTTGGGTTTGAACTTCAATCATCCTGGTTTCAGTCATTAAACCCATTGTTCATTGTTGCATTTGCACCTGTTTTCGCTTGGCTTTGGGTGAAGCTTGGAGATCGTCAACCAAGTACACCACAGAAGTTTTCCCTGGGTTTAATGTTTGCGGGACTTTCATTTATCGTTATGATTTTCCCGGCGGTGCTTAATGGAACACAAAGTTTAGTAAGCCCACTTTGGCTCGTACTTAGCTTCTTTCTTGTCGTTATTGGGGAACTGCTCTTGTCACCTGTTGGTCTCTCGGCGTCAACAAAGCTCGCACCAGCTGCTTTCGCTGCACAGATGATGAGCCTTTGGAATTTATCTAATGCTTCCGCACAGGCCATTAATGCGCAGG
- a CDS encoding YtzH-like family protein encodes MALTINNQLLLLHDILEEQTTDSIGSVSEYQQIKRLVQKLTEDNRITDEQLLQLLPEIYNYGEQGEMNQHHSDHITTNKQNIENWLHAIQRTTLE; translated from the coding sequence ATGGCTCTTACCATAAATAATCAATTACTATTATTACACGATATTTTAGAAGAACAAACAACAGACAGTATTGGCAGTGTCTCTGAATACCAGCAAATTAAACGCTTAGTACAAAAACTAACAGAAGATAACAGGATAACCGATGAACAATTACTCCAATTACTACCGGAAATTTATAATTATGGAGAACAAGGCGAAATGAACCAGCATCATTCCGATCATATTACAACAAATAAGCAAAATATCGAAAATTGGTTGCATGCAATACAACGAACTACCTTAGAATAG
- a CDS encoding phosphotransferase family protein produces the protein MVDWFEKVLGKGWKVTPAGGLTGDAYVAEKDNKRLFLKRNSSPFLAVLSAEGIVPKLVWTKRMDNGDVITAQEWLEGRELKPAEMQQPQVAEILHKIHHSTELLHMLMRLGKKPVTSDDSFVTIQQRLHASGLLSSYNDIHLALTYLKRLLPITREQKQVVCHGDLNHNNLVLTNEGNLFLIDWDNAIIADPVTDFGMVMKSYIPQEDWDTWLLNYGVDKDKYLIERMYWYLLLDSLHYLSWHSERREQVKMEERLENIQDFNAHIGTTILR, from the coding sequence ATGGTGGATTGGTTTGAAAAAGTATTAGGCAAGGGTTGGAAAGTAACCCCGGCCGGCGGATTAACTGGGGATGCATATGTTGCAGAAAAAGATAATAAGCGATTGTTTCTCAAACGGAATTCATCTCCATTTCTGGCTGTATTATCAGCAGAAGGAATTGTTCCGAAGCTTGTTTGGACAAAGCGAATGGATAATGGTGATGTAATTACGGCACAGGAATGGCTGGAAGGACGAGAACTGAAACCGGCCGAAATGCAACAGCCTCAAGTAGCTGAAATCCTGCACAAGATTCACCATTCCACTGAATTGTTACATATGCTTATGCGTTTAGGGAAAAAACCTGTCACGTCAGATGATAGTTTTGTCACTATACAGCAGCGTTTACATGCGTCGGGACTTCTATCATCGTATAATGATATCCATTTAGCATTAACTTATTTAAAACGGTTATTGCCAATTACGAGAGAACAGAAACAGGTTGTTTGTCATGGTGATTTGAACCATAATAATTTAGTCCTGACAAATGAAGGAAATTTATTTTTGATTGATTGGGATAATGCGATCATTGCCGACCCTGTTACAGATTTTGGCATGGTGATGAAATCATATATACCACAAGAAGATTGGGACACTTGGCTTTTGAATTATGGCGTAGACAAGGATAAATATTTAATTGAACGCATGTACTGGTATCTTTTACTGGATTCCCTCCATTATTTAAGCTGGCATAGTGAACGCAGAGAACAAGTGAAAATGGAGGAACGACTGGAGAATATACAAGATTTTAATGCGCATATCGGTACAACTATTCTAAGGTAG
- a CDS encoding M42 family metallopeptidase, with product MKQDTLDLFKNLTELQGAPGNEHLVRSFMKKELEKYSEEIIQDNLGGVFGVKQGNGPKVMVAGHMDEVGFMITKITKNGMIRFQPLGGWWNQVLLAQRMQIITDNGPVIGVIGSVPPHNLTEEQRKKPMEIKNMVIDIGADDKEDAETIGVKPGQFIVPITPFTPMANSKKILAKAWDNRYGCGLAIELLKELQSETVPNQLFSGATVQEEVGLRGATVAANMIQPDIFYALDASPANDADGDEEAFGQLGKGALLRIFDRSMITHHGMRDFVLDTAESNNIPYQYFISQGGTDAGRVHTSGDGVPSAVVGICSRYIHTSASIIHVDDYMAAKELIVKLVKETDQNTVEQIRKSS from the coding sequence ATGAAACAAGACACGCTTGATTTATTTAAAAATCTGACAGAATTACAGGGAGCACCAGGAAACGAACATTTGGTCAGGTCCTTTATGAAAAAAGAATTAGAAAAGTACTCCGAGGAGATTATACAGGATAATCTTGGTGGCGTGTTCGGGGTGAAACAGGGGAATGGACCGAAAGTTATGGTAGCTGGTCATATGGACGAAGTTGGCTTTATGATTACAAAGATCACAAAAAATGGGATGATCCGTTTTCAACCACTGGGCGGCTGGTGGAATCAGGTCTTATTGGCACAGCGAATGCAAATTATAACGGATAATGGACCGGTCATCGGCGTTATTGGATCTGTTCCACCTCATAATCTAACAGAAGAACAACGCAAGAAGCCAATGGAAATAAAAAACATGGTCATCGATATTGGAGCAGATGATAAAGAAGATGCAGAAACGATCGGTGTAAAACCTGGACAGTTTATCGTACCGATTACTCCATTTACGCCAATGGCCAACAGTAAAAAAATTCTAGCAAAGGCATGGGATAATCGTTATGGTTGTGGTCTTGCGATTGAATTATTAAAGGAATTGCAAAGTGAAACTGTTCCAAATCAGCTATTTTCCGGAGCAACAGTACAAGAAGAAGTTGGTTTACGGGGAGCGACTGTTGCGGCAAATATGATTCAACCGGATATCTTTTACGCGTTGGATGCATCGCCAGCAAATGATGCTGATGGAGATGAGGAAGCATTTGGACAATTAGGGAAGGGAGCTCTACTGCGCATCTTTGATCGATCGATGATAACCCATCACGGCATGCGGGATTTTGTTCTTGATACAGCAGAGTCAAATAATATCCCATACCAATATTTCATTTCGCAAGGCGGCACGGATGCGGGCCGTGTCCATACCTCAGGCGATGGTGTCCCTTCAGCAGTTGTTGGTATTTGTTCTCGTTATATTCATACCTCTGCTTCGATCATTCATGTAGATGACTACATGGCGGCAAAAGAATTAATTGTGAAGCTTGTAAAAGAAACCGATCAGAACACAGTGGAGCAGATTCGAAAATCCAGTTAA